A region from the Arcobacter sp. LA11 genome encodes:
- a CDS encoding AEC family transporter translates to MLDPVLPIALYLAFGYLFKIFFKDNSKELVEFVIYFSLPAIVFAKIYPLELTYETLELIFMFNTIILGNLLLSYFAGKLFKLDKKTLATFMIITTFGNTSFIGFSYIDSFYGQDYVVYALIYDLFGSFLLLVSLGMIIINWGSGQHVNFKAIGRSVLFFPPIIMFFITVLAKPFDIPVFMMNTMETIGATLVPIAMIAIGMKLELKNLFYKLKLVTSAIIIKMLIIPIIVLIGFQIFYNLDDTWSKTTILEAAMPPMTMAVVLAIKGGLDERLAINALVLGVLVSLVTVTGFYYLLA, encoded by the coding sequence ATGTTAGACCCAGTATTACCTATCGCATTATATTTAGCTTTTGGATATTTATTTAAAATATTTTTTAAAGATAACTCAAAAGAACTTGTCGAATTTGTAATATATTTTTCTCTTCCTGCAATTGTTTTTGCAAAAATTTATCCACTTGAATTAACTTACGAAACATTAGAGCTTATATTTATGTTTAATACAATTATTCTGGGGAATCTTCTTTTATCATATTTTGCAGGTAAACTATTTAAACTAGATAAAAAAACACTTGCTACATTTATGATTATTACAACTTTTGGAAATACTTCATTTATTGGTTTTTCTTATATTGATAGTTTTTATGGACAAGATTATGTTGTATATGCACTTATTTATGATTTATTTGGTTCTTTTTTACTTTTAGTAAGTTTAGGGATGATAATTATAAATTGGGGAAGCGGTCAACATGTAAACTTTAAAGCAATTGGAAGAAGTGTATTGTTTTTCCCACCTATTATTATGTTCTTTATAACTGTATTAGCTAAACCATTTGATATTCCAGTTTTTATGATGAATACAATGGAAACAATTGGAGCAACCTTAGTGCCTATTGCAATGATTGCAATAGGAATGAAATTAGAATTAAAAAATCTATTTTATAAATTAAAATTAGTTACTTCCGCAATTATAATTAAAATGTTAATTATTCCTATTATTGTTCTTATTGGATTTCAGATTTTTTATAACTTAGATGATACATGGAGTAAAACTACTATTTTAGAAGCAGCAATGCCTCCTATGACAATGGCAGTTGTCCTAGCAATTAAGGGTGGATTAGATGAAAGATTAGCTATTAATGCTTTAGTATTAGGAGTATTAGTCTCTTTAGTTACGGTAACTGGATTTTATTATCTTTTAGCTTGA
- a CDS encoding GAF domain-containing sensor histidine kinase → MMKKDDELCHIYDMSLFNVNDLDVLLHEILKQSREILNSEAGSIYINEEDALSFNVFQNDAMSYENIYKQFYALKDLKLPLSEQEKYLAVQSFTTKKIIIIDDIYEAQEYDFLGVKEFDEKFCYRTRSIISAPLIHPISNKTLGVVQLLNKKENDEIVTYNTKDKQLLSMVSSFISLSIANAQDNIAKLKEINNELEIANEKLKVRVEEEINESERKSAVIFHQSKLASMGEMIGNIAHQWRQPLSAISTISSGLSFNIELGNYQEEETIRGLRQIVDTTKHLSQTIDDFREFYRLDKTEKNFDLTANVLSSISITEAALSENHIRLITNFKEDIIVYGYENELKQATLNIIQNAKDALLENLTLDDDKFIFIDTDIKDNIVTLKIRDNAFGIPEDIMDNIFIQNFTTKEENGGTGVGLYMTKEIIEKHMEGSLFVSNVNYTYENIKCNGAEFILKFQAKR, encoded by the coding sequence ATGATGAAAAAAGATGATGAATTATGTCATATTTATGACATGAGTTTATTTAATGTAAATGATCTTGATGTACTTCTTCATGAAATACTTAAGCAATCAAGAGAGATATTAAATTCTGAAGCTGGTAGTATTTATATAAATGAAGAAGATGCTCTTTCCTTTAATGTTTTTCAAAATGATGCTATGTCTTATGAAAATATATATAAGCAATTTTATGCTTTAAAAGATTTAAAATTACCACTTAGTGAGCAAGAAAAATATCTAGCTGTCCAATCTTTTACCACAAAAAAAATTATAATTATTGATGACATATATGAAGCTCAAGAATATGACTTTCTTGGTGTAAAAGAGTTTGATGAAAAATTTTGTTATAGAACACGGTCTATAATATCAGCTCCATTAATTCATCCTATAAGTAATAAAACTTTAGGTGTTGTTCAACTTTTAAATAAAAAAGAAAATGATGAAATAGTTACTTATAATACAAAAGATAAACAATTATTATCAATGGTTAGTTCGTTTATATCTCTTTCAATTGCAAATGCACAAGATAATATTGCAAAATTAAAAGAAATAAATAATGAACTTGAAATAGCAAATGAAAAGCTTAAAGTTAGAGTTGAAGAAGAAATTAATGAAAGTGAAAGGAAATCTGCTGTTATTTTTCACCAATCTAAATTAGCCTCTATGGGAGAAATGATTGGAAATATAGCACATCAATGGAGACAGCCGTTAAGTGCAATAAGTACAATTTCTAGCGGACTTAGTTTTAATATTGAACTTGGAAATTATCAAGAAGAGGAAACTATAAGAGGTCTTCGTCAAATTGTAGATACAACGAAACATTTATCTCAAACTATAGATGATTTTAGAGAATTCTATAGATTAGATAAAACAGAAAAGAATTTTGACCTTACAGCAAATGTTTTAAGTAGTATTTCTATTACTGAAGCAGCGCTTTCTGAAAATCATATTCGTCTTATTACCAATTTTAAAGAAGATATAATAGTATATGGCTATGAAAATGAATTAAAACAAGCTACCCTAAATATAATTCAAAATGCAAAAGATGCTTTGTTAGAAAATTTAACTTTAGATGATGATAAATTTATATTTATTGATACAGATATAAAAGACAATATAGTTACTCTAAAAATAAGAGATAATGCATTTGGTATACCAGAAGATATTATGGATAATATTTTTATTCAAAACTTTACAACAAAAGAAGAAAATGGTGGAACGGGAGTTGGTTTATATATGACTAAGGAAATAATTGAAAAACATATGGAAGGTTCTCTTTTTGTTTCAAATGTAAATTATACTTATGAAAATATAAAGTGTAATGGTGCTGAATTTATTTTAAAATTTCAAGCTAAAAGATAA
- the fmt gene encoding methionyl-tRNA formyltransferase, translated as MSKKILFMGTPDYATKIFEEILESCYEIVGLFTQPDKPVGRKQVITPPHIKQFCMDNNLDLPIFQPEKLRGNEEVKKQIENLNPDFIIVAAYGQILPKEILDIAPCINLHASLLPKYRGASPIQEALLNDDEYTGVTSMLMEEGLDSGDILGLQYLKITPTMEVAEAFSKLSDIAAKLTITTLDNFDNIKPKKQNESEVSFCKKIKKEHGKVDFTSAKNLYLKYKAYSYWPGVFLNSGLKLKNISLIDTISKNNEGEILDFDDQGVIIGCSKGSLKVSFLQAPSKKSVNAIDYIRGQRLVKGEILK; from the coding sequence ATGTCAAAAAAAATACTTTTTATGGGAACTCCTGATTATGCAACTAAAATATTTGAAGAGATTTTAGAAAGTTGCTATGAAATAGTAGGTCTTTTTACTCAACCAGATAAACCAGTTGGTAGAAAACAAGTAATTACTCCCCCTCATATAAAACAATTTTGTATGGATAATAATTTAGATCTTCCCATTTTTCAACCAGAAAAATTAAGAGGAAATGAAGAAGTTAAAAAACAAATAGAAAATTTAAATCCAGATTTTATTATAGTTGCTGCATATGGTCAAATTTTACCCAAAGAAATTTTAGATATTGCTCCTTGTATTAATCTTCATGCTTCTTTACTTCCAAAATATAGAGGTGCAAGTCCTATTCAAGAAGCACTTTTGAATGATGATGAATATACAGGTGTGACTTCTATGCTTATGGAAGAAGGACTTGACTCTGGAGATATTTTAGGATTACAATATTTAAAAATTACTCCTACAATGGAAGTTGCAGAAGCTTTTTCAAAACTTTCAGATATTGCAGCTAAATTGACAATCACTACTTTGGATAACTTTGATAACATTAAACCTAAAAAACAAAATGAATCAGAAGTTTCTTTTTGTAAAAAAATAAAAAAAGAACATGGTAAAGTAGATTTTACTTCAGCAAAAAATTTATATCTAAAATATAAAGCTTATTCATATTGGCCTGGAGTATTTTTAAACTCAGGTTTAAAATTAAAAAATATTTCATTAATTGACACAATATCAAAAAATAACGAAGGTGAAATACTTGATTTTGATGACCAAGGAGTAATTATTGGATGTTCAAAAGGTAGTCTAAAAGTTTCATTTCTACAAGCTCCTTCTAAAAAATCAGTGAATGCAATTGATTATATTAGAGGACAGAGACTTGTAAAGGGAGAAATTTTAAAATAA
- the proB gene encoding glutamate 5-kinase yields MKRLVIKVGSAVLREDNLLAVQRLNNLVDLIAKLKLEKNLEVILVSSGAVAAGNTKLDLDRTQILNRQALAAVGQPLLMKHYKKRFNEYGISCAQMLLVEEDFDSRKRSDNAKSVMEILLKNNIVPILNENDVLANDELLFGDNDQLAAHAAYFFDADMLAILSDVDGLYDSNPHENSDAKMRKIVNYIDESELQMKHTPNSEFATGGIVTKLKAADFLIRRGKMMYLSSGFDLTNAYDFLVDENHKSGTLFKK; encoded by the coding sequence ATGAAACGATTAGTTATAAAAGTTGGAAGTGCCGTTTTAAGAGAAGATAATCTTTTAGCAGTCCAACGACTTAATAATTTAGTTGATTTAATTGCTAAATTAAAATTAGAAAAAAACTTAGAAGTAATTTTAGTATCTTCAGGAGCCGTTGCTGCTGGAAATACAAAGTTAGATTTAGATAGAACTCAAATTTTAAATAGACAAGCTTTAGCTGCTGTGGGACAACCTTTATTAATGAAGCATTATAAAAAAAGGTTCAATGAGTATGGAATATCTTGTGCTCAAATGTTATTAGTAGAAGAAGATTTTGATTCTAGAAAAAGATCTGATAATGCAAAATCAGTTATGGAAATTTTACTTAAAAACAATATTGTACCTATTTTAAATGAAAATGATGTATTAGCAAATGATGAATTACTTTTTGGTGATAATGATCAGTTAGCAGCCCATGCGGCATATTTCTTTGATGCAGATATGTTGGCTATTTTATCTGATGTGGATGGACTTTATGATTCTAATCCTCATGAAAACTCAGATGCAAAGATGAGAAAAATTGTAAATTATATAGATGAATCAGAGTTACAAATGAAACATACTCCAAATTCTGAATTTGCAACAGGTGGAATTGTTACAAAGTTAAAAGCTGCAGATTTCTTAATAAGAAGAGGAAAAATGATGTATCTTTCTTCAGGTTTTGATTTGACAAATGCTTATGATTTTTTAGTTGATGAAAATCATAAAAGTGGAACACTATTTAAAAAATAG
- the obgE gene encoding GTPase ObgE, which produces MFVDSVSFTVSSGKGGQGCASFRREKFVVKGGPDGGDGGKGGDVYFLVDNNTDTLSSLKGRSVIKADNGRQGEGRTKTGKSAQPLIIVVPPGTQIIDDETGDILLDLLEEGQKELFLEGGKGGLGNVHFKNSRNQRPTYFQPGLPGQSRKIRLELKLIADVGLVGYPNVGKSTLISTTSNAAPEIANYEFTTLTPKLGVVEVGDYNSFVMADIPGIIDGASDGKGLGLEFLKHIERTKTLLFMIDIANYRTTIDQYNVLKEELKKFSTELSGRNYAIALTKTDAYYGEDVEADIKSFIKEIGLELSDSNEYGFDKSLPYYVQDLTYSRFDESKPFFVLPVSSVTHLNTNSIRFALYELIGQTKK; this is translated from the coding sequence GTGTTTGTAGATAGTGTTAGTTTTACTGTATCGTCAGGAAAAGGTGGACAAGGTTGTGCATCATTTAGAAGAGAAAAGTTCGTTGTAAAAGGTGGACCTGATGGTGGAGATGGTGGAAAAGGTGGAGATGTTTACTTTTTAGTAGATAACAATACTGATACGCTATCGTCTCTTAAAGGTCGTTCAGTTATAAAAGCTGACAATGGAAGACAAGGTGAAGGTAGAACTAAAACTGGAAAATCTGCACAACCATTAATAATTGTTGTACCTCCAGGTACTCAGATTATTGATGATGAGACAGGAGATATCTTATTAGATTTATTAGAAGAAGGTCAAAAAGAGTTATTTCTTGAAGGTGGAAAAGGTGGATTAGGTAATGTTCATTTTAAAAACTCAAGAAATCAAAGACCTACATATTTTCAACCAGGATTACCAGGACAAAGTAGAAAAATAAGATTAGAGCTTAAACTTATTGCTGATGTTGGCCTTGTTGGTTATCCAAATGTAGGAAAATCTACTCTTATTTCAACAACATCAAATGCTGCACCTGAAATTGCAAATTATGAATTTACTACTTTAACTCCTAAACTTGGAGTAGTTGAAGTAGGGGATTATAATTCTTTTGTAATGGCAGATATTCCTGGAATTATTGATGGTGCTAGTGATGGTAAAGGTTTAGGTTTAGAGTTTTTAAAACATATTGAAAGAACAAAAACTTTATTATTTATGATTGATATTGCTAATTATAGAACTACAATTGATCAATATAATGTATTGAAAGAAGAATTGAAAAAGTTTTCTACTGAATTAAGTGGAAGAAATTACGCTATTGCATTAACTAAAACTGATGCGTATTATGGTGAAGATGTTGAAGCTGATATAAAATCTTTTATTAAAGAGATTGGATTAGAACTTAGTGATTCAAATGAATATGGTTTTGATAAATCATTACCTTACTATGTTCAAGATTTAACTTATTCAAGATTTGATGAAAGTAAACCATTTTTTGTTTTACCAGTTTCATCAGTAACACATCTAAATACAAACTCTATTAGATTTGCTTTATATGAATTAATAGGACAAACAAAAAAATGA
- the rpmA gene encoding 50S ribosomal protein L27 yields the protein MAHKKGQGSTQNNRDSAGRRLGVKKFGGEVVRAGNIIIRQRGTKVHVGENVGIGKDHTIFALIDGVVKFEVKDKNRKKVSVYAS from the coding sequence ATGGCACATAAGAAAGGTCAAGGATCAACTCAGAATAATAGAGATTCAGCTGGTAGAAGATTAGGTGTTAAAAAATTTGGTGGTGAAGTAGTTAGAGCTGGTAATATCATTATCAGACAAAGAGGTACTAAAGTTCACGTTGGTGAAAATGTAGGTATTGGAAAAGATCACACTATTTTTGCACTAATTGATGGTGTAGTTAAATTTGAAGTAAAAGATAAAAATAGAAAAAAAGTATCAGTTTACGCTTCGTAA
- the rplU gene encoding 50S ribosomal protein L21: protein MYAIIKCGGKQYKVTEGDILDIDYTGKAAKETLEITDVLAVNDGELKTGDAVSAVKVEAEVVLDGTGVNRDKKVIIYKKRRRKDSKLKRGFRKSFTKIRITKIAA from the coding sequence ATGTACGCAATTATTAAGTGTGGTGGTAAACAGTACAAAGTAACTGAGGGTGATATCTTAGATATTGATTATACTGGAAAAGCTGCTAAAGAAACTCTTGAAATTACTGATGTTTTAGCTGTAAATGATGGTGAGCTAAAAACTGGTGATGCTGTTTCTGCTGTTAAAGTAGAAGCTGAGGTTGTTTTAGATGGAACTGGTGTAAATAGAGATAAGAAAGTTATCATTTACAAAAAAAGAAGAAGAAAAGATTCTAAGTTAAAAAGAGGTTTCAGAAAAAGCTTCACTAAAATTAGAATTACTAAAATAGCAGCATAA
- a CDS encoding RidA family protein, with protein sequence MEIIESSNAPAAIGPYSQAVKANGLIYTSGQIPLTPAGELVERDIKKQTRQVLENLKNLLEDAQSSMDKVIKVTIFLENMDDFGVVNVLYAEAFGDHKPVRSTVAVRTLPKNVLVEMDAIALPYDYC encoded by the coding sequence ATGGAAATCATTGAATCAAGTAATGCACCAGCTGCAATAGGACCTTACTCACAAGCTGTAAAAGCAAATGGATTAATTTATACTTCTGGTCAAATACCTTTAACTCCAGCTGGAGAATTAGTTGAAAGAGATATTAAGAAACAAACTAGACAGGTTTTAGAAAATTTAAAAAATCTACTTGAAGATGCACAAAGTTCTATGGATAAAGTTATAAAAGTTACAATTTTTTTAGAAAATATGGATGATTTTGGTGTAGTAAATGTATTATATGCAGAAGCCTTTGGAGACCATAAACCAGTACGTAGTACAGTAGCGGTTAGAACTTTACCTAAAAATGTTTTAGTGGAAATGGATGCAATTGCATTACCATACGATTATTGCTAA
- the dnaG gene encoding DNA primase, whose amino-acid sequence MITKDSIENLKNHLDVVDVVSQFIELKKSGANFKACCPFHGEDTPSFVVSPAKQIYHCFGCGVGGDSIKFVMEYEKLSYPETLEKLASMHNVTLEYDNNNNQKKQDVKVLEEVNKYYQKLFVNNNTAKEYIKSRGISEFSIEKFEIGYAPVSGDTINFLKNNYYNLADAKELGIIDTGTNGLYSRFIERITFPIYSLSSKIVGFGGRTITGHNAKYVNSPQTKIFNKSKLLYGYNLAKENIYKKNRIIVTEGYLDVIMLHQSGFNTAVATLGTALTKEHLPLLRRGEPKVIVAYDGDKAGLNAAFKASVMLSQGEFEGGVVIFGEGKDPADMVNDGKVEELNNTFANPTAFISYAIDYIIAKYDINNPSQKQKALIEANDYLKSLGMIYQDEYKRYLAQRLNIRENLVKVSTDIVRPTQVNLTKIDIAELCIIKAILEKPQRLDSVLDIIDASMFEHHKNEFELLLTDINHQSFNGILLNDRLEVYDDERLNQELLVLLLKFYTNKLRSVQYNQNLEFREKANLLRKVKDNIYQLKLGKLVSYNL is encoded by the coding sequence ATGATTACAAAAGACTCAATAGAAAATCTTAAAAACCATCTTGATGTTGTAGATGTTGTTTCACAATTTATTGAATTAAAGAAAAGTGGTGCAAATTTTAAAGCATGTTGTCCTTTTCATGGAGAAGATACTCCTTCTTTTGTAGTAAGCCCTGCCAAACAAATATATCATTGTTTTGGATGTGGAGTAGGTGGAGATTCTATTAAGTTTGTTATGGAATATGAAAAACTTTCTTATCCAGAAACTTTAGAAAAACTAGCTTCCATGCATAATGTAACTTTAGAATATGATAATAACAATAATCAAAAAAAACAAGATGTAAAAGTATTAGAAGAAGTAAATAAATATTATCAAAAGCTTTTTGTAAATAATAATACTGCAAAAGAGTATATAAAAAGCAGAGGTATTTCAGAATTTTCTATAGAGAAGTTTGAAATTGGATATGCGCCAGTCTCAGGTGATACAATTAATTTTTTAAAAAACAATTATTATAATTTAGCAGATGCAAAAGAGCTAGGAATAATTGATACTGGTACTAATGGTTTATATTCTAGATTTATAGAAAGAATTACTTTTCCTATTTATTCTTTAAGTAGTAAAATTGTCGGCTTTGGTGGAAGAACTATTACAGGACACAACGCAAAGTATGTCAATTCGCCACAAACAAAAATATTTAATAAATCAAAACTTCTTTATGGTTATAATTTAGCAAAAGAGAATATATATAAAAAAAATAGAATTATAGTAACTGAAGGTTATTTAGATGTAATTATGCTTCATCAATCAGGTTTTAATACAGCAGTTGCAACATTGGGTACGGCTTTAACTAAAGAACATTTACCTCTTTTAAGACGAGGTGAACCAAAAGTAATAGTTGCATATGATGGAGACAAAGCTGGTTTAAATGCGGCATTTAAAGCTTCTGTGATGTTATCACAAGGTGAATTTGAAGGTGGAGTTGTTATCTTTGGTGAAGGTAAAGATCCAGCTGATATGGTAAATGATGGTAAAGTAGAAGAACTTAATAATACTTTTGCAAATCCTACAGCTTTTATTTCTTATGCAATAGATTATATAATTGCTAAATATGATATAAATAATCCAAGTCAAAAACAAAAGGCACTTATAGAAGCTAATGATTATCTAAAATCTTTAGGAATGATTTATCAAGATGAATATAAGAGATATTTAGCACAAAGATTAAATATTAGAGAAAATCTTGTTAAAGTAAGTACTGATATTGTAAGACCAACACAAGTAAATCTTACCAAAATTGATATTGCTGAACTTTGTATTATAAAAGCAATTTTAGAAAAACCGCAAAGATTAGATTCTGTGCTAGATATTATTGATGCTTCTATGTTTGAACATCATAAAAATGAATTTGAACTTTTACTTACTGACATAAATCATCAAAGCTTTAATGGAATACTTTTAAATGATAGATTAGAGGTTTATGATGATGAAAGATTAAATCAAGAACTATTAGTATTATTATTGAAATTTTATACAAATAAGTTAAGAAGTGTTCAATACAATCAAAATTTAGAGTTTAGAGAAAAAGCAAATTTATTACGAAAAGTAAAAGATAATATCTATCAATTAAAATTAGGTAAATTAGTAAGTTACAATTTATAA
- a CDS encoding lipopolysaccharide assembly protein LapB: MDSLVLEYRDPLFGIIVFFALIFFISFITYSFSVYKERRARRDYRKLLRRFEIGKLKEEDYVHLYKTYNLPFDSIILLASTFVHKGNYNKAISVYLTLLEHVTDRVKKEELLELLGTTYFKGGFMQRSREIFLRILKFSPRNTKALKHLLIINEKLKEYKNASDIIDCLDEIGIETKKDKLFMKTLTIINDPLESYEKKSQKLYEIFKEDPLIQRLIAQFYLQFNKDFFWEHVNEFDFKKLVDIMWYLNFDDIDFEKVSKNIFLNELYNAKGYLKTLDHSDDFAFDILMSLNNHEHKIPATIDFEFICSSCKHIHPMFDTRCPHCHNILTFDVKHHLVKDLVERNQSLQ; this comes from the coding sequence TTGGATAGTTTAGTCTTAGAATACAGAGACCCATTGTTTGGTATTATTGTATTTTTCGCTCTTATTTTTTTTATTTCATTTATTACTTACTCTTTTAGTGTCTATAAAGAAAGACGTGCAAGAAGAGATTATAGAAAACTATTAAGAAGATTTGAAATAGGTAAATTAAAAGAAGAAGATTATGTTCATTTGTATAAAACTTACAATCTTCCATTTGATTCTATAATACTTTTAGCTTCGACTTTTGTACATAAAGGAAATTACAATAAAGCAATTTCTGTATATCTTACTTTGCTAGAACATGTAACAGATAGAGTTAAAAAAGAAGAGTTATTAGAGCTTTTAGGAACTACTTATTTTAAAGGTGGTTTCATGCAAAGATCAAGGGAAATATTTTTAAGAATTTTAAAATTTTCTCCTAGAAATACAAAAGCATTAAAGCATCTACTTATTATAAATGAAAAACTAAAAGAGTATAAAAATGCGAGTGATATTATAGATTGTTTAGATGAAATTGGAATTGAAACAAAAAAAGATAAACTTTTCATGAAAACACTTACTATTATAAATGACCCTCTAGAATCTTATGAAAAGAAAAGTCAAAAACTTTATGAGATATTTAAAGAAGACCCACTTATACAAAGATTAATAGCGCAGTTTTATTTACAATTCAACAAAGATTTTTTTTGGGAACATGTAAACGAATTTGATTTCAAAAAACTTGTAGATATTATGTGGTATCTAAATTTTGATGATATAGATTTTGAAAAAGTATCAAAAAATATTTTTTTAAATGAACTATACAATGCAAAAGGATATTTAAAAACATTAGATCATAGTGATGATTTTGCCTTCGATATATTAATGTCTTTAAATAATCATGAGCATAAGATACCTGCAACAATTGATTTTGAATTTATTTGTAGCTCTTGTAAACATATACATCCAATGTTTGACACAAGATGTCCACATTGTCATAATATATTAACATTTGATGTTAAACACCATCTAGTAAAGGACTTAGTTGAAAGAAATCAATCTCTACAGTGA
- the rnhA gene encoding ribonuclease HI, producing MKEINLYSDGSSLGNPGPGGWGTILEYKGKEKELSGPEENTTNNKMELRGVIEGLKALKEPCIVNITSDSTYVVKGINEWLNSWIKNNWKTSTKKPVKNVELWQEYVEVSKKHKINATWVKGHAGHTHNERCDILARTEAENLKGEQ from the coding sequence TTGAAAGAAATCAATCTCTACAGTGATGGTTCATCATTGGGAAATCCAGGACCTGGCGGTTGGGGAACAATTCTAGAATACAAAGGAAAAGAAAAAGAACTATCTGGACCAGAAGAAAATACAACAAATAATAAAATGGAATTAAGAGGTGTTATAGAAGGCCTTAAAGCTTTAAAAGAACCTTGTATTGTTAATATTACTTCTGATTCAACTTATGTGGTTAAAGGTATAAATGAGTGGTTAAACTCATGGATTAAGAATAACTGGAAAACATCAACAAAAAAACCAGTTAAAAATGTCGAACTTTGGCAAGAGTATGTCGAAGTTTCAAAAAAACATAAAATTAACGCTACTTGGGTAAAGGGACATGCGGGACATACACATAATGAAAGATGTGATATACTTGCACGAACTGAAGCTGAGAACTTAAAAGGAGAACAATAA
- the rnc gene encoding ribonuclease III translates to MNDYTKLEKCLDYQFKNKDLIIEALTHKSYKKPYNNERLEFLGDAVLNLIVGEYLFKIFPDSNEGDLSKIRASLVNETGFTKLANEIKLGDYIFISNAEERNKGRSKASILSDAFEAIMGAIYLESGLEILKPIILNLLETSYDKINLDVLFSDYKTALQEITQAEFGTIPEYKIEGSYGPDHKKEFEVSIWIDGETYGKAIGKSKKLAQQAVAKIAIDILKGKK, encoded by the coding sequence ATGAATGATTATACAAAACTAGAAAAGTGTTTGGATTATCAGTTTAAAAATAAAGATCTGATAATCGAAGCACTTACGCATAAAAGTTATAAGAAACCTTATAACAACGAAAGATTAGAGTTTCTAGGAGATGCTGTTTTAAACCTAATTGTAGGAGAGTATTTATTTAAAATATTCCCTGATTCAAATGAAGGTGACTTATCAAAAATAAGGGCATCGTTAGTAAATGAAACTGGTTTTACAAAACTTGCAAATGAAATAAAGTTAGGTGATTATATTTTTATTTCAAACGCTGAAGAAAGAAATAAAGGACGAAGTAAAGCTTCTATTCTTTCAGATGCATTTGAAGCAATTATGGGAGCAATATATTTAGAGTCTGGACTTGAAATTTTAAAACCAATTATATTGAATCTTTTAGAAACATCTTACGATAAAATAAATTTAGATGTATTGTTTAGTGATTATAAAACTGCTCTACAAGAGATTACGCAAGCAGAATTTGGAACTATTCCAGAATATAAAATAGAGGGTTCATATGGACCAGATCATAAAAAAGAGTTTGAAGTATCAATTTGGATTGATGGGGAAACATACGGAAAAGCTATTGGAAAAAGTAAAAAGTTAGCACAACAAGCTGTAGCAAAAATAGCGATTGATATATTAAAAGGGAAAAAATAG